One Phaseolus vulgaris cultivar G19833 chromosome 11, P. vulgaris v2.0, whole genome shotgun sequence genomic window carries:
- the LOC137828172 gene encoding uncharacterized protein isoform X4: MIGQQMSLRLKDLLLENLPQMTYIWVASKNSVNLQNLTTLIIMGCAKLKVIFPPSILRSLTKLKCLSIKKCMELKQIVGCEQGDPKNYVTFSNLERLEIIGCAKLEKIFPKYVLRCLPELNTVKIRKCKELRQIIEEDVKDKKLSQAKKSYSQPCFPKLEALYVEHCHRLKRVISGSTSNDLPNLYLLIISGASELEELVGCEQRQGDEIGKTKVELPRLKVLIFMHLSNFSQEIELPNLKNSVVYECPKLSLTPTTTFEKLKEIFPYKDLKNTGLFEWDIRDLMEDLDEDSSISSSDFTSSQDIGNIGNKSIEEGASVEGVKTKHLSTSVEDISIGSGVATHIESGGVDILAQHSKVVEQDDKMNEGKARIMPSQEIQVEEGLNLLDKQEDIRTRLEAYRHFVDMDDAQIALLVEAITTYPHLWNACEKFSERFQAWRLKILADMLLFLQKENVDIVIPQREKVFHKLCDEAVEIGFEISWVDEMRQHVLTRDPKLREDITKRQMDENPKRSSSMDVVDSQPIEQDDGLNENCKRTFVRLKTQNVNSSFEKGEISVVSNDRIVATRNEEPDREFVAKVSTSEIPRTTTSLTNSQPVESLTPSYLNIHALKDKQRISEPCLMNQQKPLGEIVSRHKIPQSIEQVVVEETIAKNTMAASSIPSESAGPQLDQIFTFQSKSNPHSEIRNSQTKTRTAKTSEGHRKINQDFGTNDILSLFAPVDVGKEGEDNIVGKTLVELEKYLKMSLKDIVTSETNSLRLLSALNFLFNLPFEDVTLSNGLKDIIGTMQQEFLSIVYSFKQGFATTEKLAELEARGNDLSITLVSKISKAENLYDEAQLKKVVLKEQINRLKEEIKLCEAALSSLEEEKNKCIEGTVGYKMELQNVRKDMSQMVEDQRKVQKELFEVAYKWSVLCSQYEYNRMATRNP, translated from the exons ATGATTGGGCAACAAATGAGTTTAAGGTTAAAGGATTTGTTGTTGGAAAATCTACCTCAAATGACTTATATTTGGGTGGCTTCCAAGAATTCAGTTAATCTCCAAAATCTCACTACATTAATAATAATGGGATGTGCAAAATTGAAAGTAATCTTTCCTCCCTCTATTTTAAGAAGCTTAACAAAGTTGAAGTGTCTAAGCATAAAAAAATGCATGGAATTGAAGCAGATTGTTGGATGTGAACAAGGAGATCCAAAGAATTATGTTACCTTCTCAAATCTTGAAAGATTAGAAATAATTGGATGTGcaaaattggaaaaaatctttCCAAAGTATGTTTTAAGATGTCTACCAGAGTTGAATACTGTGAAGATAAGAAAATGCAAGGAATTAAGACAAATCATTGAAGAGGATGTGAAGGATAAAAAATTGTCACAAGCTAAAAAGAGTTATTCTCAACCATGCTTCCCAAAACTAGAAGCATTGTATGTTGAACATTGCCACAGGCTAAAAAGAGTTATCTCTGGATCTACATCTAATGACCTTCCCAATCTTTATCTTTTGATCATAAGTGGAGCCTCTGAACTAGAAGAGCTTGTTGGATGTGAACAAAGACAAGGTGATGAGATAGGAAAGACAAAAGTTGAGCTTCCAAGACTGaaagttttaatatttatgCATCTCTCAAACTTCAGTCAAGAGATTGAATTGCCCAATTTAAAGAATAGTGTTGTCTACGAATGTCCAAAACTCTCTTTGACTCCAACAACTACTTTTGAGAAGCTCAAGGAAATTTTTCCTTATAAAG ATTTAAAAAACACAGGACTTTTTGAGTGGGACATTAGGGACTTGATGGAAGATTTAGATGAAGATTCTAGTATTAGTAGCAGTGATTTCACTTCATCACAG GATATTGGAAACATAGGAAATAAGAGCATTGAAGAGGGGGCTTCAGTTGAGGGTGTTAAGACAAAACATTTGTCAACTAGTGTTGAAGACATTAGCATTGGAAGTGGTGTTGCAACTCACATTGAATCTGGTGGTGTGGACATACTTGCACAACATTCCAAGGTTGTTGAACAAGATGATAAGATGAATGAAGGCAAGGCAAGAATCATGCCAAGCCAAGAAATCCAAGTAGAAGAAGGGTTGAATCTATTGGACAAACAAGAGG ATATTCGTACAAGATTGGAAGCATATAGACATTTTGTGGATATGGATGATGCACAAATTGCTCTTCTAGTGGAGGCAATAACAACATATCCTCATCTTTGGAATGCTTGCGAAAAGTTTAGTGAGCGCTTTCAAGCTTGGAGGTTGAAAATTTTAGCAGATATGTTGTTATTCCTTCAGAAGGAAAATGTCGATATTGTTATTCCTCAAAGAGAAAAAGTGTTCCATAAACTATGCGATGAAGCTGTTGAAATTGGATTTGAGATTTCATGGGTAGATGAAATGCGTCAACATGTTTTGACGAGGGATCCTAAGCTGAGAGAAGACATTACAAAGAGACAAATGGATGAGAATCCTAAGAG GTCTAGTAGTATGGACGTCGTAGATTCCCAGCCTATTGAACAAGATGATGGGCTTAATGAAAATTGCAAAAGAACTTTTGTACGTTTGAAGACCCAAAATGTTAATAGTAGCTTCGAAAAAGGTGAAATAAGTGTTGTTTCTAATGACCGCATTGTGGCTACAAGAAATGAAGAACCAGATAGGGAATTTGTTGCAAAAGTTTCCACTTCAGAAATACCAAGAACAACAACATCATTAACAAACTCACAACCAGTTGAAAGTCTAACTCCAAGTTATTTGAATATTCAT GCATTAAAGGACAAACAGCGGATTAGCGAACCGTGTTTGATGAACCAACAAAAGCCACTTGGAGAAATTGTAAGTAGGCACAAAATTCCTCAG aGTATTGAACAAGTTGTTGTAGAGGAAACCATAGCAAAGAACACCATGGCAGCTTCATCAATTCCTTCTGAATCCGCAGGCCCACAGTTGGACCAAATATTTACTTTCCAAAGTAAATCAAATCCACAT AGTGAAATTAGGAATAGCCAAACTAAGACACGCACGGCTAAAACAAGTGAAGGTCATCGTAAAATTAATCAAGACTTTGGGACCAATGATATTTTGAGTTTATTTGCACCTGTTGATGTGGGGAAAGAGGGTGAAGATAACATAGTTGGAAAGACCCTTGTTGAGTTGGAAAAGTATCTAAAGATGTCTTTGAAGGACATAGTTACCTCTGAGACTAACAGCCTTCGCCTTTTGTCTGCTCTTAATTTCTTGTTCAACCTTCCTTTCGAAGATGTAACTCTATCAAATGGACTCAAAGATATTATAGGCACTATGCAACAAGAGTTCCTAAGCATTGTATACTCCTTTAAGCAAGGCTTTGCTACCACTGAGAAGTTGGCAGAACTTGAAGCTCGTGGGAATGATTTGTCCATTACTCTTGTTTCCAAAATTTCTAAGGCAGAGAATTTATACGATGAAGCTCAACTGAAGAAAGTAGTTTTGAAGGAACAAATCAATAGGTTGAAGGAAGAAATAAAACTTTGTGAGGCTGCCTTATCATCTTTGGAggaggaaaaaaataaatgcatTGAGGGAACTGTAGGGTACAAAATGGAGCTTCAAAATGTGAGGAAAGACATGTCTCAAATGGTGGAAGATCAAAGAAAAGTTCAGAAAGAATTGTTTGAGGTGGCTTACAAATGGTCAGTTCTGTGTAGTCAATATGAATACAATCGCATGGCTACTAGAAATCCCTAA